One stretch of Candidatus Baltobacteraceae bacterium DNA includes these proteins:
- a CDS encoding efflux RND transporter permease subunit → MSFFLRRPIFAAVCSLTILIAGLIAIPTLPVAQYPAIAPPVVTVTANYIGASPQAVEASVTTPLEQAINGVEGIRYISSQSTQGTSSITVTFDLGRNLDIAAADVQNVAQSALGQLPAVVQQTGITVGKNSGSFVMALGLTSNSNQYDTEFLSNYAELNIVNDLKRVPGVSDVLIFGERRYAMRVWLNPVALSSQGLAVSDVLNAVSEQNVQVAAGRIGDAPESSNQPYTMTVNAVGQLSDPKQFANIIVRADPNGGFTKLGDVARIELGAEDYSSFVRFDGNDNVVGLGVIQLPTANALSVSQAVKARLDQLQKSFPPGVHYSVAFDSTTFVQASMKEVVVTLFVAIILVILVIYLFLQDPAATLIPSAVIPVSLVGAFFVMAMFGFTINTITLFGLTLATGLVVDDAIVVIENIARYGQEHNIRGIEGAGAAMREVQSAVVASSLVLLAVFVPVSFFPGTTGQVYKQFALTIAASITISLFVALTLTPTLSAMLLKHSPDATRGFFGWFNRMFARFKGAYGRVLPGLFRARWIVLGLFALALVWTGVLFKTTPTGFIPQEDQGYFIVLVQAPEGTSLAGERKIALKAEKIIRDNPDVADVFDVGGFSFAGSSPGRGVMFVLLKPWDQRPGFFHSVTGVLYGPNGVQGKFASQIPEAQIFGFNPPAINGVGSIGGFTFELEDRGNIGFPALMQTVYGYEGLANQPGGPTSQVFSQFRDDAPQLQIVVDRNKAKSVGVSLNDLFNTLQTELGSDYVNNFTYLNRAYRVFVQADAPYRSRVSDLQSLFVRSSTGGIIPLSGLVNVQQIKGPPTITHYNLYRSIEIDGNAADGHGTGEAIQRMQQIAKQIDPPGVSYEWSGLSLEEIQAGSQAALIFLLGLVFVYLVLSAQYESFIDPLIVILAVPAALLGALVFIKFRLFLGHLPMPFAIIGYLTNGFLRLANGNLTQDAYAQVGYVMLIGLASKSAILIVEFANQQLKAGATIVEAAFRAAQTRLRPILMTSIAFIIAIFPLVVATGAGSGARQALGTAIFGGMLISTFLNLVITPVLYVVIKGIELRGHDRLERVAPVNGNPTQSPQTVP, encoded by the coding sequence ATGTCATTCTTCCTACGGCGCCCCATATTCGCGGCGGTCTGTTCCCTGACGATTTTAATCGCCGGGCTCATCGCAATTCCGACGCTGCCCGTCGCGCAGTACCCGGCCATCGCTCCGCCCGTTGTGACCGTCACGGCGAACTACATCGGCGCGAGCCCGCAGGCCGTCGAGGCTTCTGTCACGACGCCGCTGGAACAGGCGATCAACGGCGTCGAGGGCATACGCTACATCTCTTCACAGAGTACGCAGGGCACGTCCTCGATAACGGTTACGTTCGATCTCGGCCGCAATCTGGACATTGCAGCCGCCGACGTGCAGAACGTCGCGCAGTCCGCGCTTGGCCAGTTGCCGGCTGTCGTACAACAGACCGGCATTACCGTAGGTAAGAATTCCGGATCGTTCGTCATGGCGCTCGGCTTGACGTCGAACAGCAATCAGTACGATACCGAGTTTCTCAGTAACTACGCCGAGCTGAACATCGTCAACGATCTCAAGCGCGTTCCCGGCGTCTCCGACGTTCTGATTTTCGGTGAACGCCGTTACGCGATGCGCGTCTGGCTCAACCCGGTAGCGCTGAGCTCACAAGGTCTGGCAGTTAGCGACGTTCTCAATGCGGTGTCGGAGCAAAACGTTCAGGTTGCCGCCGGGAGAATCGGTGATGCGCCCGAGTCTTCCAACCAACCGTATACGATGACGGTCAACGCGGTTGGACAACTGAGCGATCCCAAACAGTTCGCGAACATCATCGTGCGCGCTGATCCGAATGGCGGCTTCACGAAGCTCGGCGACGTTGCGCGGATCGAGCTCGGAGCCGAAGATTACTCATCGTTCGTTCGCTTCGACGGCAACGACAACGTCGTCGGTTTGGGCGTGATTCAACTCCCAACGGCGAACGCGCTTTCAGTCTCGCAGGCCGTCAAAGCGCGGCTCGATCAGCTGCAAAAATCGTTCCCGCCGGGCGTGCACTACTCCGTCGCCTTCGACAGCACGACGTTCGTGCAAGCCTCGATGAAGGAAGTCGTCGTCACGCTCTTCGTGGCGATCATCCTCGTCATCTTGGTCATCTATCTGTTCTTGCAGGATCCGGCGGCGACGCTGATCCCGAGCGCGGTCATTCCGGTCTCGTTGGTCGGTGCGTTTTTCGTGATGGCGATGTTCGGCTTCACGATCAACACGATCACGCTCTTCGGACTCACCCTCGCCACAGGTCTCGTCGTCGACGACGCAATCGTGGTCATCGAAAACATTGCCCGTTACGGGCAAGAGCACAATATTCGCGGCATCGAGGGTGCCGGCGCGGCTATGCGAGAGGTGCAGAGCGCCGTCGTTGCATCGTCGCTCGTGCTGCTCGCCGTCTTTGTTCCCGTCTCGTTCTTCCCGGGCACGACCGGCCAAGTTTACAAGCAGTTCGCGCTGACGATCGCGGCCTCGATTACGATCTCGCTGTTCGTCGCGTTGACATTGACGCCGACGCTTTCTGCGATGCTGCTCAAACACTCGCCGGACGCGACGCGCGGTTTCTTCGGTTGGTTCAACCGGATGTTTGCGAGATTCAAGGGTGCCTACGGCCGCGTTTTGCCGGGGTTGTTCCGCGCGCGCTGGATCGTGCTCGGTCTCTTTGCGCTTGCGCTCGTTTGGACGGGCGTGCTCTTCAAGACGACGCCGACGGGATTCATACCGCAAGAGGATCAGGGATACTTCATCGTCCTCGTGCAGGCGCCCGAAGGAACGTCGCTTGCCGGCGAGCGCAAGATCGCGCTCAAAGCCGAGAAGATCATTCGAGACAATCCTGACGTGGCCGACGTTTTCGACGTCGGCGGATTTAGTTTCGCGGGCAGCAGCCCAGGCCGCGGCGTCATGTTCGTTTTGCTCAAACCCTGGGATCAGCGCCCTGGATTCTTCCACTCGGTTACCGGTGTTCTGTACGGCCCGAACGGCGTACAAGGGAAGTTTGCTTCGCAGATACCGGAAGCCCAAATCTTCGGCTTCAATCCTCCCGCAATTAACGGCGTAGGGAGCATTGGGGGATTCACCTTCGAGCTCGAGGATCGCGGCAACATCGGTTTCCCTGCGCTGATGCAAACCGTATATGGATACGAAGGACTCGCCAATCAACCGGGCGGACCGACATCGCAGGTCTTCTCGCAGTTCCGCGACGACGCGCCGCAACTTCAAATCGTGGTCGATCGCAATAAGGCGAAATCGGTCGGCGTTTCCCTCAACGATCTCTTTAATACGTTGCAGACCGAGCTTGGATCAGACTACGTCAACAACTTCACGTACTTGAACCGGGCATATCGCGTCTTCGTACAGGCCGACGCGCCGTACCGTAGTCGAGTTTCCGATCTCCAGAGTCTGTTCGTGCGATCCTCTACCGGCGGTATCATCCCGCTGAGTGGACTCGTCAACGTTCAGCAGATCAAGGGACCGCCGACGATCACGCATTACAATCTGTACCGCTCGATCGAGATTGACGGAAACGCGGCGGATGGTCATGGAACCGGCGAAGCGATTCAGCGCATGCAGCAGATCGCAAAGCAGATCGATCCGCCCGGCGTCAGCTATGAGTGGTCCGGATTGTCACTCGAAGAAATCCAGGCTGGCTCTCAGGCTGCGCTCATCTTCCTGCTCGGGTTGGTCTTCGTCTATCTCGTGCTGAGCGCGCAGTACGAATCATTCATCGATCCGCTCATCGTCATTTTGGCGGTTCCGGCAGCCTTGCTAGGCGCGCTGGTATTCATCAAGTTCAGGTTATTCTTGGGGCACTTGCCCATGCCGTTTGCGATCATCGGCTACCTCACCAATGGATTCCTAAGATTGGCGAACGGCAATCTCACGCAAGATGCCTACGCGCAAGTTGGTTACGTGATGTTGATCGGACTCGCGAGCAAGAGTGCCATTCTGATCGTCGAGTTCGCAAATCAACAGCTCAAAGCGGGAGCAACGATCGTCGAGGCCGCGTTCCGCGCAGCGCAAACGAGGCTGCGTCCGATCTTGATGACGTCGATTGCATTTATTATTGCAATCTTTCCGCTCGTCGTTGCAACCGGAGCCGGTAGTGGCGCGCGTCAAGCACTCGGTACCGCAATCTTCGGCGGAATGTTGATCTCGACGTTCCTCAACTTGGTGATCACGCCCGTGCTTTACGTCGTGATTAAGGGTATCGAGCTTCGCGGTCACGATCGTCTGGAAAGGGTTGCTCCGGTTAACGGAAACCCTACGCAGTCGCCGCAAACGGTACCGTAA
- a CDS encoding HAD family phosphatase, protein MDRCLHSLEPPNLIEAVIFDMDGVLLDSEQIWDKAREKYVKDVGGRWIASAQRDMMGMSSTEWSQYMHDTLSVPRPPKQINADVIKLIEEIYERDGFPIIDGALDAVERISGKWRLGVASSSNRPIIDLVMSSTPFGALFKVTVSSEEVARGKPNPDVYLKAAELLGARPDRCAGVEDSHNGILALRNAGMRAIAIPNLHYPPHPVALRAATVVLATIEQLTPDAVEHGIVTSPQA, encoded by the coding sequence GTGGATCGCTGTCTGCATTCGCTGGAGCCGCCAAATCTGATCGAAGCAGTTATCTTCGATATGGACGGCGTGCTGCTGGACAGCGAGCAAATCTGGGACAAAGCACGCGAGAAGTATGTGAAAGACGTCGGTGGCCGCTGGATCGCGAGCGCGCAGCGCGACATGATGGGCATGAGCTCGACTGAGTGGTCGCAGTACATGCACGACACTCTCAGCGTGCCCCGTCCGCCGAAACAGATCAACGCGGACGTGATCAAACTGATCGAGGAAATCTATGAGCGCGACGGGTTTCCCATCATTGACGGCGCCCTCGACGCCGTTGAGCGCATTTCTGGGAAATGGCGGCTCGGCGTCGCATCAAGCTCGAACCGGCCGATCATCGACCTCGTCATGTCGTCGACGCCATTCGGAGCGTTGTTCAAGGTTACGGTCTCGTCGGAAGAGGTCGCGCGCGGTAAGCCCAATCCGGACGTCTATCTGAAAGCGGCGGAGCTACTCGGCGCACGACCCGATCGCTGCGCAGGCGTCGAGGACTCGCACAATGGGATTCTTGCGTTGCGCAACGCCGGCATGCGTGCGATCGCAATTCCGAATCTACACTATCCGCCGCACCCAGTCGCCCTCCGCGCCGCTACCGTCGTGCTCGCAACGATCGAGCAATTGACGCCGGACGCCGTCGAGCACGGCATCGTCACTTCCCCGCAAGCGTAA
- a CDS encoding Fic family protein, translating into MTVQELRAEIEARPADAATTRRFERARRDVIYDEIAASCELAGVHLTPLAVRRLLERNITVAGSLPDHLLVLGYARAALDIAREHRFRPGARWLTSVAEIERLHVTIMAPLDVARPRPALQTAWRRTNLPPVREGIVTTPHWLIEFEMSTLVERIGSGPPNEDTLFTWLADAYERLERIRPFVEGNGRIARLAVNLLLSRLGYPPATITHALVDSYKHALSTADAGDRSKLASILERAVRANLERLTAAIVDTGALQPLASFAGSRLSVDALRKAAQRGRLRIVTRGREILTTQPWIDAYRAGKSRAGRPPISSGTRAR; encoded by the coding sequence ATGACGGTTCAGGAGCTTCGTGCCGAAATCGAGGCCCGTCCGGCCGATGCCGCGACGACGCGCCGGTTCGAGCGCGCCCGGCGCGACGTCATTTATGACGAGATTGCCGCCTCATGCGAGCTGGCGGGCGTCCACCTCACGCCGCTCGCCGTCCGGCGGCTCCTCGAACGCAACATCACCGTTGCCGGGAGTCTTCCTGATCATCTTCTCGTCCTGGGCTACGCGCGTGCGGCGCTCGACATCGCGCGCGAACACCGCTTCCGTCCGGGAGCACGTTGGCTTACCTCCGTCGCTGAGATCGAGCGGCTTCACGTTACGATAATGGCGCCGCTGGATGTGGCGCGTCCGCGTCCCGCATTGCAAACGGCATGGCGACGCACCAATCTTCCGCCGGTGCGCGAAGGGATTGTGACAACGCCCCACTGGTTGATCGAGTTCGAGATGTCGACGCTCGTCGAGCGCATCGGCAGCGGGCCGCCGAATGAAGATACACTCTTCACATGGCTCGCCGACGCATACGAGCGTCTCGAACGCATTCGCCCCTTCGTCGAAGGGAACGGGCGTATCGCGCGGCTTGCCGTTAACTTGCTGCTATCGCGCCTCGGTTATCCGCCCGCAACGATCACGCACGCGCTCGTCGATTCGTACAAGCATGCACTTAGCACCGCCGACGCCGGCGATCGCAGCAAGCTCGCGAGCATCCTCGAACGCGCAGTGCGCGCGAATCTCGAGCGCCTGACCGCAGCAATCGTCGACACGGGCGCGCTGCAGCCGCTCGCGTCCTTCGCCGGCTCGCGACTCAGCGTCGATGCGCTACGCAAAGCCGCACAACGTGGACGTTTGCGCATCGTGACGCGCGGCCGTGAGATCCTGACGACGCAACCTTGGATCGACGCATATCGCGCCGGCAAGTCGCGAGCGGGAAGACCACCTATCTCATCCGGAACCCGCGCCCGGTAA
- the metH gene encoding methionine synthase, with amino-acid sequence MMAFLDALRDRVLVFDGAMGTQLMALELDDAAFGGASYHGCNEALVLTRPELISNIHAAYLEAGADVLETDSFMASRHKLGEYGLAEKTAEINRRAAEIARDAADRFSTRDKPRFVAGALGPTGMLISSSDPALSKITFEELAAIYGEQARGLVEGGSDLLLLETSQDLLEMKAAIIGIVREFDRGLRRVPIQAQATLDVTGRMLLGSDIRAVRVTLEALPIDVIGLNCSTGPQHMREPVRYLGETSRCPIAVIPNAGLPLMGPKGETIYPEGPEEMARELLAFVRDFGVSAIGGCCGTTPAHIVEFTRAVRGLRGRTPTVERTQWAASAMTAVSLEQEPRPLMIGERINAQGSRKIKRLLLEDDYDSIMLVAREQVEGGAHILDVCTALTERADEDVQMEAVVKKLAQSVESPVMIDSTEAKVIERALKIYAGRAIVNSINLENGRERINAVMPLVKEHGAGVVALTIDEQGMAKTAVRKLEIAQRIHQIVTEEFGLPEGALIFDALTFTLATGDAEFIDSARETIEGIRAIKGAMPEVLTSLGVSNVSFGLKPHARAAVNSVMLHHCVEAGLDMAILNPKEITPYFELNGEERELCDDLVLNRRPDALQRLIAHYEEKGTGNTPQVAAAEDLEAPVEERIQYAILHRRKDGIEAKLDEAMKARDAVEVLNTILLPAMKEVGDRFGRGELILPFVLQSAEVMKKAVAHLEQFLEKVDGVTKGKVVVATVFGDVHDIGKNLVCTILSNNGYTVFDLGKQVPMNTILEKAQEVGADAIGLSALLVSTSKQMPICVQEQDARGLSFPVVVGGAAINREFGRRIALLDEGQRWFAPGLFYAKDAFEGLEIMDVLTGEPARRDAFVDNKKDEAFAAAAATRNATALPKHGLTARGQLKEAAVPRAPFLGPRTLRDRIDVRELWPCFDLKSLYRLSWGGSSVKGEAWEALVRDEFEPRLHSYQQRAKSDGLLAPRVVYGYFPASGEGDDVVVYSPNDPGWPIARFSFARQAGGEHLCLADYLRESKEGRATDLIALQVVTVGERAAERIEQLQAQNEYTEAYFLHGFSVQTAEALAEHTHRRIRAELGLPPERGKRYSWGYGACPDLAQHQLVWELLDVEKAIGARLTSAFQIVPEQSTAAIIIHHPQAAYFNAAAVRELIAS; translated from the coding sequence ATGATGGCTTTTCTCGATGCCCTGCGCGACCGGGTCCTCGTCTTCGACGGGGCCATGGGGACGCAGCTCATGGCTCTCGAGCTCGACGACGCCGCTTTCGGCGGCGCTTCGTATCACGGCTGCAATGAGGCGCTGGTCCTCACGCGCCCCGAACTGATCTCGAATATCCACGCCGCGTATCTCGAAGCCGGAGCCGACGTCCTCGAGACCGACAGCTTCATGGCCTCACGCCACAAGCTCGGAGAGTATGGGCTCGCCGAGAAGACCGCTGAGATCAATCGCCGCGCGGCCGAAATCGCGCGCGACGCAGCCGACCGATTCTCGACCCGCGATAAGCCACGCTTTGTGGCCGGTGCGCTTGGGCCGACCGGAATGTTGATCTCATCCTCGGATCCGGCGCTCTCGAAAATCACGTTCGAAGAGCTCGCGGCCATTTACGGCGAGCAAGCGCGGGGGCTTGTCGAGGGTGGCAGCGATTTGCTGCTCCTCGAGACGAGCCAAGATCTCTTAGAGATGAAGGCCGCGATCATCGGCATCGTTCGCGAGTTCGATCGCGGATTACGACGCGTTCCGATTCAAGCGCAAGCTACGCTCGACGTGACGGGCCGCATGCTGCTTGGCAGCGACATTCGTGCCGTGCGCGTCACGCTCGAAGCGCTGCCGATCGACGTCATCGGCCTCAATTGTTCGACGGGTCCACAGCACATGCGCGAACCCGTTCGCTATCTCGGTGAAACGTCGCGCTGTCCGATCGCGGTCATTCCGAACGCCGGCCTTCCGTTGATGGGACCCAAAGGCGAAACGATTTATCCCGAAGGGCCCGAGGAAATGGCGCGCGAGCTGCTCGCGTTCGTTCGCGACTTTGGCGTCAGCGCGATCGGTGGTTGCTGCGGAACGACGCCGGCGCACATTGTCGAGTTTACTCGCGCCGTTCGCGGGTTGCGCGGACGCACTCCGACAGTCGAGCGCACGCAGTGGGCGGCATCGGCGATGACGGCGGTAAGCCTGGAGCAAGAGCCGCGTCCGCTGATGATCGGTGAGCGCATCAACGCTCAAGGCTCGCGCAAAATTAAACGCTTGCTGCTCGAGGACGACTACGACAGCATCATGCTCGTCGCGCGCGAGCAAGTCGAAGGCGGCGCGCACATCCTTGACGTTTGCACCGCGCTTACCGAGCGCGCAGACGAAGACGTACAGATGGAAGCCGTTGTCAAGAAGCTCGCGCAATCGGTTGAGTCGCCGGTGATGATCGATTCGACCGAAGCCAAAGTGATCGAACGTGCGCTCAAGATCTACGCGGGCCGTGCTATCGTCAATTCCATTAACTTGGAAAATGGCCGTGAACGCATCAACGCCGTCATGCCGCTCGTGAAAGAACACGGTGCTGGTGTCGTGGCATTGACGATCGACGAGCAAGGTATGGCGAAGACCGCGGTGCGTAAGCTCGAGATCGCGCAGCGCATTCACCAGATCGTCACCGAAGAGTTCGGGTTGCCGGAAGGCGCGTTGATTTTCGATGCGCTTACGTTCACGCTCGCGACCGGTGACGCAGAGTTCATCGATTCCGCGAGAGAAACGATCGAAGGAATCCGCGCGATCAAAGGGGCGATGCCCGAGGTTCTGACCTCGCTCGGCGTGTCAAACGTCAGCTTCGGTTTGAAGCCGCATGCGCGTGCAGCCGTGAACTCGGTGATGCTCCATCATTGCGTCGAGGCCGGTCTTGATATGGCGATCTTGAATCCGAAAGAGATCACACCCTACTTTGAGCTCAACGGTGAAGAGCGCGAGTTGTGCGACGACCTCGTTCTCAACCGCCGTCCGGATGCGCTTCAGCGGCTCATCGCACATTACGAGGAAAAAGGCACGGGCAATACGCCGCAGGTTGCCGCTGCCGAAGATCTCGAGGCGCCCGTCGAGGAGCGCATTCAGTACGCGATCTTGCACCGGCGCAAGGACGGTATCGAAGCTAAGCTCGACGAGGCGATGAAGGCCCGCGATGCCGTCGAAGTCCTCAACACGATCTTGTTGCCGGCGATGAAAGAAGTCGGCGATCGGTTTGGACGCGGCGAGCTGATTCTGCCCTTCGTACTGCAGTCCGCCGAAGTGATGAAGAAGGCTGTCGCGCATCTCGAACAATTCCTCGAGAAAGTCGACGGCGTCACGAAAGGCAAGGTTGTCGTCGCGACCGTCTTCGGCGACGTGCACGACATCGGCAAGAATCTCGTTTGCACGATTCTCTCAAATAACGGCTACACGGTTTTTGATCTCGGCAAGCAAGTTCCGATGAATACGATCCTCGAGAAGGCGCAGGAAGTCGGCGCGGACGCGATCGGTCTTTCCGCACTTCTTGTCTCGACGTCGAAGCAGATGCCGATCTGCGTACAAGAACAAGACGCGCGCGGGCTAAGCTTTCCGGTCGTCGTCGGCGGTGCGGCGATCAATCGCGAATTCGGCCGGCGCATCGCGTTGCTCGACGAAGGCCAGCGCTGGTTTGCTCCCGGGTTGTTTTATGCGAAAGACGCCTTCGAAGGTCTCGAGATCATGGACGTGCTTACCGGCGAGCCGGCACGGCGTGATGCATTCGTCGACAATAAAAAGGATGAAGCTTTCGCGGCAGCTGCGGCAACTAGGAATGCTACTGCGCTTCCGAAACATGGCCTGACCGCGCGTGGACAGCTCAAGGAAGCCGCCGTGCCGCGCGCGCCGTTCTTGGGCCCGCGCACGCTGCGCGACAGGATCGACGTGCGCGAGTTGTGGCCGTGCTTCGACCTCAAGAGTTTGTATCGTCTCTCGTGGGGCGGCTCGAGCGTCAAGGGTGAGGCGTGGGAAGCGCTCGTACGCGATGAGTTCGAGCCGCGATTGCATTCGTATCAGCAACGGGCGAAGAGCGACGGTCTGCTTGCCCCGCGCGTTGTCTACGGTTACTTCCCGGCGTCCGGAGAGGGCGACGATGTCGTCGTGTACTCGCCGAACGATCCCGGGTGGCCGATCGCACGATTTAGTTTTGCACGCCAAGCCGGCGGCGAACACTTGTGCTTGGCAGACTATCTGCGCGAATCAAAGGAGGGTCGCGCGACGGATTTGATTGCTCTACAGGTGGTCACCGTTGGAGAACGAGCGGCCGAGCGTATCGAACAGCTGCAAGCTCAGAATGAATACACGGAAGCGTACTTCCTGCACGGCTTCTCGGTGCAGACCGCTGAGGCGCTTGCGGAACACACGCATCGCCGCATTCGTGCCGAGCTTGGGCTTCCGCCCGAACGCGGCAAACGATATTCATGGGGCTATGGCGCGTGCCCGGATCTCGCGCAACACCAGCTTGTGTGGGAACTGCTCGATGTCGAAAAGGCGATCGGTGCCCGTCTGACCTCGGCCTTCCAAATCGTCCCTGAGCAATCGACCGCGGCGATTATCATCCATCATCCGCAAGCTGCATACTTCAATGCGGCCGCCGTTCGGGAGCTTATCGCCAGCTAA
- a CDS encoding branched-chain amino acid ABC transporter substrate-binding protein: MRSFPALGRAISLAAAVAMFGTVMGAPVQAATTYKIGVDLPMSGADASNGIPTDNGVVLAVEEANKKGLPGGITLEHQVLDDAVQGVHDPAAGSQNIKTFAADASVMAVVGPFNSNVAQAEIPVTNDAGLAQISPSNTNDKLTIGEDAKKLRQSHPDTITYFRVCTRDHYQGAAGAQSAKKLGFKKIYIIDDNETYGKGLADVFEAAFKAGGGTVLGHDHLTKNQQDFKALLTKAKSTNPDAIFYGGVTATGGGLLRKQMADAGMAKTPYIGGDGISDEEYLKIAGSMADNSYYTVAAPDVGMASAQAFNKAYQARFHAAPGAYSAAAYAAANVIINAIATAQKSGSVTRAAVLKNIQNTKAMPSPVGPVAFDKNGDTTNGVISFYKIEGTPPKAKFLSTVSIATL, from the coding sequence ATGCGCTCATTCCCCGCGTTAGGGCGTGCGATTTCACTGGCGGCGGCGGTCGCCATGTTCGGAACGGTTATGGGCGCTCCCGTCCAAGCCGCGACGACGTACAAGATAGGTGTCGATCTGCCCATGAGCGGAGCCGATGCCAGCAACGGTATCCCAACAGACAACGGGGTCGTTCTTGCCGTTGAAGAAGCCAACAAGAAAGGCTTGCCGGGCGGAATCACGCTCGAACACCAAGTGCTCGATGACGCCGTTCAAGGCGTGCACGATCCGGCTGCAGGCAGCCAAAACATCAAAACGTTCGCCGCAGATGCGAGCGTGATGGCAGTCGTCGGGCCGTTCAACTCGAACGTGGCGCAAGCCGAGATCCCCGTCACCAACGACGCAGGTCTCGCGCAAATCAGCCCGTCGAATACAAACGACAAGTTGACGATCGGCGAGGACGCGAAGAAGCTTCGTCAATCACATCCGGATACGATCACGTACTTCCGCGTTTGCACGCGCGACCACTATCAAGGTGCAGCCGGCGCGCAATCCGCAAAGAAGCTCGGCTTCAAGAAGATCTACATCATCGATGACAACGAGACGTACGGTAAAGGTCTCGCCGACGTATTCGAAGCCGCGTTCAAAGCCGGCGGCGGTACGGTTCTCGGACACGACCACCTGACGAAGAACCAACAAGACTTCAAAGCCCTGCTTACCAAAGCCAAGTCGACGAATCCGGACGCCATCTTCTACGGTGGCGTGACGGCGACGGGCGGCGGACTGCTGCGCAAGCAGATGGCAGATGCCGGTATGGCAAAGACGCCGTACATCGGCGGCGATGGAATCAGTGACGAAGAGTACCTGAAGATCGCAGGTTCGATGGCGGACAACAGCTACTATACGGTGGCTGCTCCCGATGTCGGAATGGCGAGCGCGCAAGCTTTCAACAAGGCGTATCAAGCCCGCTTCCATGCGGCACCGGGCGCGTACAGTGCGGCTGCATACGCTGCTGCCAACGTGATCATCAACGCCATCGCGACGGCACAAAAGAGCGGTAGCGTCACGCGCGCTGCGGTGCTCAAGAACATCCAAAACACGAAGGCAATGCCTTCGCCGGTTGGTCCTGTTGCGTTCGACAAGAACGGCGACACGACCAACGGTGTAATCAGCTTCTATAAGATCGAAGGCACGCCGCCGAAGGCGAAATTCCTCAGTACCGTCAGCATCGCAACACTCTAG
- a CDS encoding branched-chain amino acid ABC transporter permease, which produces MELFFQQLVNGLSLGGIYALIALGYTMVYGIIELINFAHGDIYTLGSFFSLSILTVLGIESEMHGFPLIAAIIGIMAGAMVFCGIVGVLIERFAYRPLRNAPRLAPLITAIGVSFILENIMQLWQGPSPVPVPTFIPDPSFVIGGVSIEVKQILVVGLAIVMMILLNFFVYKTKLGKAMRATAQDRDAAQLMGININTTIMLTFLIGSALAGSAGFVSGVYYGTTWFFNGFAAGLKAFTAAVLGGIGNLAGAMLGGFLIGLVEAFGAQYVSDQWTNVIVFSLLVLVLIFRPSGLLGESLPNKV; this is translated from the coding sequence TTGGAGCTGTTCTTTCAGCAGCTCGTTAACGGGCTGTCGCTCGGTGGTATTTATGCGCTCATAGCCCTCGGCTATACCATGGTCTACGGGATCATTGAGCTCATAAACTTCGCTCACGGCGACATCTACACACTAGGCTCGTTCTTCTCGCTTTCGATCCTGACAGTGCTCGGGATCGAGAGCGAGATGCACGGGTTTCCGCTCATCGCGGCAATCATCGGCATCATGGCGGGGGCGATGGTGTTTTGCGGCATCGTCGGTGTCCTCATCGAGCGATTCGCATATCGTCCCCTCCGCAATGCGCCACGCCTTGCGCCTTTGATCACGGCAATCGGCGTGTCGTTCATTCTCGAGAACATCATGCAATTGTGGCAGGGCCCTTCGCCCGTGCCCGTTCCGACCTTCATCCCCGATCCGAGCTTTGTGATCGGCGGTGTATCGATCGAGGTCAAGCAGATTCTCGTCGTTGGCCTTGCGATCGTCATGATGATCTTACTCAATTTCTTCGTTTACAAGACGAAATTGGGCAAAGCGATGCGCGCGACCGCACAGGATCGCGACGCGGCGCAGCTGATGGGGATCAACATCAACACGACGATTATGTTGACGTTCTTGATCGGGAGCGCGCTTGCAGGCTCAGCCGGCTTCGTGTCGGGTGTCTACTACGGTACGACTTGGTTCTTCAACGGTTTCGCCGCCGGCTTGAAAGCATTCACCGCCGCCGTGCTGGGTGGAATCGGAAACCTTGCCGGCGCCATGCTCGGCGGATTCTTGATCGGACTCGTCGAGGCGTTCGGTGCGCAATACGTCTCGGATCAATGGACGAACGTCATCGTCTTCTCGCTGCTCGTCCTCGTATTGATCTTCCGTCCGTCTGGATTGCTCGGCGAATCGCTGCCGAATAAAGTCTAA